Within the Scyliorhinus canicula chromosome 6, sScyCan1.1, whole genome shotgun sequence genome, the region gggggggggggggggggtgttctggatttttctttaaagaaaatattttattgaagcatttgtaattttcacagtttaacaaattaacattctaaacaacctGGCAGCCCAACAAACGCAACCACATCACAATAACAAATCCAACAACGCACTCGTTCCTAAcaacccatatattagattcacTGTCCTTATtcaacactgccatgcctcccattttctccctccttttcccctcccccctctctgctgacATTCAGTTTTCCTTCATGATGTCGATGAACGGCCCCCCTCCGAGAAAACCCTTGagttgaacctctcaaggcgaacttaatctttcccagcctgagaaaccctgccatgtcgctaacccacactcctgactttggaggctccgaatccctccattccagcaaaatccgtctccgggccaccaggagaaggcggccagaaaatcaacccccccccctccccccggaatcttccgataccccaaatattgccatttctggACTCTGACACCCTCCCtttcaggacctctgacatgacgtccacaaatccctgccagaatcccctcaacttcggacaagcccagaacatatgcacatgattcgccGGGCTTCCCCCGCAGCttccgcacctgtcctccacttcctcgaaaaacctactcatctgggctaccgtcatgtgggccctatgaaccaccttgaactggatcaggctaagcttggcacacgatgaggatgaattgactctcttcaagccttttcccatagtccaacttccagctcccctcccaactcttcctgccACGTCCTCGGCACCTCCACAattggggccccttcccactccatcaattcctgtaTATCGCCGACCTCAACCCCCATTTTTGAcattaccttatcctgtagtaccctcagggggaggcgaggaaagcttggaacctgccttggacaaagtcccataCCTGTAGGTACCGAAACCTAGTCCCACCCGGCATTGCAAATTCTtcctctaatgcctccaggctcggaaagccctcctcaatgaagagatccccaaatctctcaatcgctgcccgctgccatctcctaaagcaggggtgggcaaacttttccgtgcaagggccacattcagaaattcacaatttaaaagggccgcatagtatattaagtaaaataattaatattttaaatagccaaaataaaaggtctttaaaggaaaaaaaagcacatttatttgaaaaacaaagtaactcagtaagtaacagaacaatgtcaatgagaatgatgcatctgactgcagtcttttaccagtttgttgaaatcaggtgtcaagttgcttgtgctgatccttaacactgacaaagcacagcctagcctagtcaacgataaaaacgcgcataGTGGGGTGGacgagtggggctgccttattggtcggtttagttgggtgtgcgaccaataggagtccaggttacaaacaataataaggcttattgtttgtaacctggacacCTATTGGtcacacacccaactaaaccgaccaatgagacagccccactcatccaccccactacgcgtgtttttatgcggcccgccaatgaggtgcccggaatcataaccggcatttttgaaaagccgccggggaaaagccgccgaagtaaatgcgcttattgaataagcggatttacttcagcggcttttccccgacggcttttcaaaaatgccggttatgattccgggcacctcattggcgggccgcataaaaacctttgtcgggccgcatgcggcccgtagtttgcccacccctgtccagcCTCCACAGAacaaaccagtgattatcacagagcggtgaccacactgaagccccctccaatctcatgtgctgtctccattgtccccacaccctcagagtcactgggcttgtggagtaccgagcggGCGAGAAAGGCAGGGGCACCATtagcaaagcctccaaactcgtacccttacacgatgccgcctctccttctgctggaAATTTTGACACTCGAGAAGGTGagtttgagttgggggggggatgttctacaattcatgggcattgtttatcctgcactttcaagaattggatgccatcgaacattgggggggcggggggagaatgtATTATTTACCATATATGGGGTGCCCACGGATTCCCTTGTTGGTCTTTCTTGATTTGTATTTGGGATattgttgaaggggatgctggttgGGGGATTGCTATTATATTTGTTGTTGTTGGTTATCTTTTGTTGGGTGCATGATGAAAAAGTTAAAAATGAGGACAACAAAAAGatttaaagagagagagacagagagagagacagagagagagacacagagagagagacagagagagagacacagagagagagacagagagagagacagagagagagacagagagagagagacagagagagagacacagagagagagacacagagagacagagagagaggcacagagagacagagagagaggcacagagagacagagagagaggcacagagacacagagagacagagagagaggcacagacagacagagagagaggcacagagagacagagagagaggcacagagagacagagagagaggcacagacagagagagagaggcacagagagagagagagaggcacagagagagagagaggcacagagagagagagaggcacagagagagagaggcacagagagagaggcacagagagagagaggcacagagagagaggcacagagagagagaggcacagagagagagaggcacagagagagagcacagagagagagaggcacacagagagagagacacacacacacagagagagagacacagagagagacacagagagcgaaacacacacacagagagacacacacacacagagagagacagagagagagagagagacacacagagagagaaagagacacacagagagaaagagacacagagagaaagagacacacagatagagaaagagacacacagagagagagagagacacagagagagagagacacagagagagagagagagagacacacagagagagaaagagacacagagagagagagacacacagagagagagagacagagagagagagagagacagagagagagagagagacagagagagagagagacagagagagagagacacagagagagagagacagagagagagagacagagagagagagacagacacacagagagagagagacacagagagagagagacagagagagagacacacagagagagaaagagacacacagagagagaaagagacacacagagagagaaagagacacacagagagagagagacacagagagagagagagagagacacacagagagagaaagagacacagagagagaagagacacagagagagagagagacacacagagatagagagacagagagagagagagagacagagagagagagagagacagagagagagagagagacagagagagagagagacagagagagagagagacagagagagagagagagagagagagagacagatagagagagacagagagagagagacagacacacagagaagagagacacagagagagagagaacagagagagagacacacagagagagagacacacagagagagcgacgcacagagagagagagacacacagagaagagagacacacgagagagagagggccacacagagaggcacagagagagcacacagagagaggcaaacagagagaggcacagagagaggcacacagagaggcacacagagagagacacacagagagggcaCACAAGAGAggcacacatagagacacacagagagaggcacacagagagagacacacagagagagacacacagagagacacacacagagagacacacacagagagacacacagagagagacacacacagagagacacacagagagagacacacagagagacacacagagacacagagagacacacgagAGAGACacaagacacagagagacacacgagagagacacagagagagagagacacagagaagagagacagagagagagagagagagacagagagagagagacacagagagagagagacacagagagagagagagacacagagagagagagagacacagagagagagagacacacagaggacacacacagagagagagacacacagagagagagacacacacagagagagacacacagagagcacacagagagagagacacacgaagagagacacacagagagagacacactgagagacacagagagagacacacgagagagacacacagagagagacacacagagagagacacagagagagacacacagagagagagacacagagagagagacacacacagagagagacacagagagagagagacagagagagagagacagagagagagagagagagagagacacagagagagagagagagcgagcacacagagagagagacagagagagagacacagagagagagagacacgagagagagagacacagagagagagagagacagagagagagacaacagagagagagagacacagagagagagagagacagagagagagagacacacagagagagagagacacagagagagagagacacagagagagaccagagagagagacagagagagagagagacacagagagagagagagagagacagagagagagagacacagagagagagacagacacacagaaagagacagagagagagacacacagagagagacacacacacacacacacacacacacagagacacacacagagagagacacacagagagacacacagagagaacacacacagagagacacacagagagacacacagagagacacacagagagacacagagagagagagacacagagagagagagacacagagagagagacacacacagagagagagagacacagagagacacagagaaagagacacacacagagagagagagacacagagagagagagagacacacagagagagagagacacacagagagagagagacacacagagagagacacacacagagagagaagacacagagagagagagagacacgagagagagagagagacacacagagagagagagagagacacacagagagagagagacacacagagagagagagagacacacagagagacacacagagagacacagagagagagagagagacacagagagagagagagagacacagagagagagagagagacacagagagagagagagacacagagagagagagagacacagagagagagagagagacagagagagagagagacacagagagagagagagacacagagagagagagagacacagagagagagacacacacagagagagacacacagagagagagacacacacagagagagacacacacagagagagagacacacacagagacacacacagagacacacacacagagacacacacacagagacacacacacagagacacacacagagacacacacagagacacacagagacagacacacagagacagacacacagagacagacacacagagacagacacacacaaacacacagagacacacacagagagacagagagagacaaacacacacacacagaagagagacacagagagagacacagagagagagacagagagagagagagagagagacacacagagagagagagacacacagagagagagagagacacagagagagagagagacacagagagagagagagagagagacacacacacacacacacgagagcGAGCACGCAGAGCGAGAACGCCAGAGCGAGAGCAAGCGCGCCAGAGCGAGAGCGAGTACGCCATAGCGAGAGAGCCAGAGCGAGCACGCCAGAGCGAGAGCGCCAGAGCGAGAGTGAGCGCACCAGAGCGAGAGCAAGAGCGCCAGAGCGAGAGCGAGCCACAGTGAGATCGAGCGCGccagagcgagaaagagagagcgccAGAGCTAGCGCgccagagagcgagagcgagcgcgCCAGACAGCGAGCACGCCAGAGCGAGAGCGAGCACGCCAGAGCGAGAGCAAGCACGCCAGAGCGAGAGCGAGCACgccagagcgagagcgagagctagcacgccagagagagagcgagcaactgccagagcgagagcgagagcgagcacgccagagcgagagcgagagcgagcacgccagagcgagagcgagcacgccagagcgagagcgagcacgccagagcgagagcgagagcgagcacgccagagcgagagcgagagcgagcacgccagagcgagagcgagcacgccagagcgagagcgagagcgagcacgccagagcgagagcgagagcgagcacgccagagcgagagcgagagcgagcacgccagagcgagagcgagagcgagcacgccagagcgagagcgagagcgagcacgccagagcgagagcgagagcgagcacGCCAGAGCGAGAGCGAGCACGCCAGAGCGAGAGCGAGCACGCCAGAGCGAGAGCGAGCACGCCAGAGCGAGAGCGAGCACGCCAAGCGAGAGCGAGCACGCCAGAGCGAGAGCGAGCACCGCCAGAGCGAGAGCGAGCACGCCAGGGCGAGAGAGCCCGGGCGAGAGAGCCAGGGCGAGAGAGCCAGGGCGAGAGAGCCAGAGCGAGAGCGAGCACGCCAGAGCCAGAGCGAGAATGCCAGAGCCAGGGCGAGAGAGCCAGGGCGAGAGAGGCCAGAGCGAGAGCAAGCACGCCAGAGCGAGAACGAGAGCAAGCACGCCAGAGCGAGAATGCCAGAGCCAGGGCGAGAGAGCCAGGGCGAGAGCAAGCAACGCCAGAGCGAGAAAGCGAGAGAGCcagggcgagagcgagagaggcagggcgagagcgagagaggcagggcgagagcgagagaggcagggcgagagcgagagaggcagggcgagagcgagagaggcagggcgagagcgagagaggcagggcgagagcgagagaggcagggcgagagcgagagagccagggcgagagcgagagagccagggcgagagcgagagagccagggcgagagcgagagagccagggcgagagcgagagagccagGGCGAGAGCGAGCCAGAGCGAGAGAGCCAGAGCGCGAGAGCGAGAGCGCGAGAGTCAGAGCGCGAGCGCGAGAGTCAGAGCGCGAGCGGAGAGCCAGAGCGCGAGCGCGAGAGCCAGAGCGAGAGCGCGAGAGTCAGAGCGAGAGCGCAAGAGCCAGAGCGAGAGCGCAAGAGCCAGAGCGCGAGCGCCAGAGTCAGAGCGCGAGCGCGAGAGTCAGGGAGCGAGCGGAGAGCCAGAGCGAGAGAGCCAGGgcaagagcgagagagcgagagagccagagcgagagcgcgagcgagagagccagagcgagagcgcgagcgagagagcgagagcgagagagcgagagcgagagcaagCACgccagagcgagagcgagagcaagCACgccagagcgagagcgagagcaagCACGCCAGAGCGAGAATGCCAGAGCCAGGGCGAGAGAGCCAGGGCGAGAGAGCCAGGGCGAGAGAGCCAGGGCGAGAGAGCCAGGGCGAGAGCGAGCACGCCAGAGCGAGAAAGCGAGAGAGCCAGGGCGAGAGCAGAAGCGCCAGGGCGAGAGCAGAAGCGCcagggcgagagcgagagagccagggcgagagcgagagagccagtgcgagagcgagagagccagggcgagagcgagagagccagggcgagagcgagagagccagggcgagagcgagagagccagggcgagagcgagagagccagggcgagagcgagagagccagggcgagagcgagagagccagggcgagagcgagagagccagggcgagagcgagagagccagggcgagagcgagagagccagggcgagagcgagagagccagggcgagagcgagagagccagGGCGAGAGCGAAAGAGCCAGAGCGCGAGAGCCAGAGCACGAGAGCGAGAGAGCCAGAGCGCGAGCGCCAGAGCGCGAGCGGGAGCGCCAGAGCGCGATGCGCGAGAGCCAGAGCGAGAGCGCGAGAGTCAGAGCGCGAGCGCGAGAGCCAGAGCGCGAGCGCCAGAGTCAGAGCGCTGAGCGCGAGAGTCAGGGAGCGAGCGGGAGCCAGAGCGAGAGAGCCAGGGCAAGAGCGATGAGAGCGAAAGAGCCAGAGCgagagcgcgagcgagagagcgaCAAGAGCCAGAGCGAGAGCGTGAGCGAGAGAGCGAAAAGAGCCAGAGCGAGAGAGCCAGAGCGAGAGCAAGCACGCCAGAGCGAGAACGAGAGCAGCACGCCAGAGCGAGAACGAGAGCAAGCACGCCAGAGCGAGAACGAGAGCAAGCACCGCCAAGCGAGAACGAGAGCAAGCACGCCAGAGCGAGAAACGAGAGAGCCAGGGCGAGAGCAAGCACGCCAGAGCGCCAGGGCGAGAGAGCCAGGGCGAGAGCAAGCACGCCAGAGCGGAGAGCGAGAGAGCcagagcgcgagcgagagagccagagcgcgagcgagagagccagagcgcgagcgagagagccagagcgcgagcgagagagccagagcgcgagcgagagagccagagcgcgagcgagagagccagagcgcgagcgagagagccagagcgcgagcgagagagccagagcgcgagcgagagagccagagcgcgagcgagagagccagagcgcgagcgagagagcCAGAGCGCGGGCGAGAGAGCcagagcgcgagcgagagagccagagcgcgagcgagagagccagagcgcgagcgagagaggcagagcgcgagcgagagagccagagcgcgagcgagagagccagagcgcgagcgagagagccagggcgagagcgagagagccagGGCGCGAGCGGAGAGAGCcagagcgcgagcgagagagccagagcgcgagcgagagagccagagcgcgagcgagagagccagagcgcgagcgagagagccagagcgcgagcgagagagtcagagggCGAGCGAGAGAGTCAGCGCGCGAGCGAGAGAGCCAGGGCCAGAGCGAGAGAGCCAGGGCCAGAGCGAGAGATCCAGGGCCAGAGCGAGAGAGCCAGGGCCAGAGCGAGAGAGCCAGGGCCAGAGCGAGAGAGCCAGGGCCAGAGAGCCAGGGCGTGAGAGAGCCAGGGCCAGAGCGAGAGCAAGAGCACAAAATAAGACAGGAGACCAATGTGTGGAGCAGATACAATTTATTCAGATTTAACAATCTGCGCAAGTTATAATTGCCCGAAGCAATGCCCGAAGTTGGGATGTTAATGCTGCAATATGCTCTCCTCATATACACTCCACTACAATGCTTGCCAGGACATTTCAGACTATAATACAGTCCATCTCAGTTTTAAGATTGGTCAATCTCTGAATAACGGAAAAAGCACTTTTTACAAGAAAAAGATTAGTCAGCTGGAGATGTAATGGACtagggattttcccagtaacttcattgcagtgttaatgtaagcctacatgtgacaataaagatggtgGTGGTAGCTATACTCAATGGGCTGGAATTTGCAGTCTcccagccgcctgtttctcggtggtgtgctgttcgctggtggcgagTTTCTCTATTTCCTccggttgtcaatgggatttcccattgaagccactccatgcaggcgggaaacCGCTTGGTGTAATACTGCCTGTCTTTTGATCAGGTTGATTATGCTGCTTCAGTGGTGCTTGGAGCCCTTGTCAATATACACAACCTATTTTATTCTTGAGTGGATCAGCTGGGACTGCGCAATTAATAACTGATCATTAATTCATAGTACTTTAGACGGTTCCAATCACACAGAGaaactgagtttggaaattggaACTTTTCTTCTTTCAACCTGACGCTATTACAATCGGATGCTGATGTAGGGATTAAGTTAATTACTGGTTTCTTCATAATCCTCTCACACCAATCATGTAGGTTAATTATATTATACATTTGGATTTTCTGAAACCTTCATTCATTTTTATTGAGCAATGTTAGTTGGTGATGCTTTGTGTGTGATTTGGGTAGGGAGCATTAATGCCAAAATTAGAATTTCCAAAGGTTCCATAATACGTGTAAGCCTTCACGCTTTCTGGTTTTGTTACTGAGCAGATCTTGTTCGCTCGTTTCCTACGTATAGGTTTTCATGGAAAACAAGGAATCTTGCTTCCTTAGGGAGGAATGGAATTTTTGTTTACTTACTTTCTTTCCTCTTTGGCTTAAAACTCTCATTCCCCCTCTATCTCCCCTTCCATGTGTAATTAGACTCTAATTCACCCTATTTCCTCCTTTAGCTTGCTCTATTCGTTTTTCTGCACTTCAATTTAATTGGTCAAGGAGACATGATTATTGGACTCGACCAGACATTCATGAGGTCCCAGATGCCCAATTGATGTCACCTCGCCATCAACTTGTATTGCTAGCAATTTGCTTCATGAAAATATTACTTTACAACGGGTGAGGGGGATGATTCCAATTCATTGCACTGGGCACACAGATTTAGCTTCATTGGTTGGATAGTTGGtttctttttttataataaacattttattgaggtattttttggcattgcaacagcagcaatataaacaatgtacatgaaaatataaacatcgagcaaataccacctccctcccgaacaggtcccaccattaattaaccccctaatctacactaaccttccccccccccccccccccccgctgatgattaattctccgcgaaggagtcgatgaatggttgccacctccgggcgaaccctaacagtgaccctctcaaggcgaacttaattttctccagacagagaaagctagccatgtccgatagccaagtctccgactttgggggctttcaGTCCCTCCATGCTGGtaatatccgcctccgggctaccagggaagcaaaggttagaacgtctgcctctttctcctcctagattcccggatcctgcaacaccccaaaaatcgtcacttccggactcattgccacccttatcTTCAATACCATGGACATGatatcagcaaacccctgccaaaatcccctcagctttggacatgcccagaacatgtggacacggttcgctggtcctcccgcacattttgcacacccatcttccaccccaaagaacctgctcaaccgggccactgtcatgtgagcccggtgaacgaccttgaattgaatcagactGAGTCTGGCACAAATTGCGGTCGCGTTGACTCTATTCAACGCATCCACCCatggaccatcctctatctctcccccccagctcctcctcccacattcgcttcagaggcgcagttaccagcgCCCCCACACTTGTGCCCTTGCATGACACTGCCTCCATATGCAGCCACGTCGacgacacacacccccccccccccccccccccagccacttcctaatcatggcaatgttagctgcccagtaataattgctaaagttcggcagcgccagccctccctctccccgactccgctccagCATTACCCTCCTCACTTGCGGGGACTTGCCCCCCTATACAAAGCCCGCTATAACTTTGttgaactgtttaaaaaaggaccgtggaatgaagatggggagactttgaaatacaaacaggaatctcgggaggaccgtcattttcaccgtttcGACTCTACGAGCGAGAGAcaacgggagtgcatcccacctccagaaatcatctttcatctgatccaccaaccgggcccaagttcaatttatgtagccagTCCCAATCCCGCACCACTTGGaaacctaggtacctgaaactctcccCTACCAATCTAAACGACAgttccccagtcgcctctcctgatccctcgcctggaccgcaaacatctcgctcttccccatattaagcttataccccgaaaaccagccgaattcccatgatctcttccatcccctcaaattggatctgaaacatacagaagcaggtcatccgcatgcagcgagactctgtgctgtgctccgctccccctgcccaccctcaccagaccagccccttgaggccctcagagaaattgccagcggctccatagccagcgcaaacagcactggggaagaggggacatccctgtcacgcccccccggtgcagtctaaaatagcccgAAGTCAGCCTGTTCatctgtacacttgccacaggagcctgggacagcaacctgacccagtcaataaagcccctgccaaatccaaaccaccccagaacctcccataaataatcccacttaacccggtcaaaagctttttccgcatccatcgcgaccactacctccacctccctactttccAGGGGCATGATCACGtgtaacagccttcttacattggctaccagctgcctgcccttaacgaaccccgccTGATCCGCCACAATGACGTTCggtacacaatcctccatcctggagtacaaaattttggccaacagtttggcgtctacgttcaacagggaaatcggcctataagacccacacagcACCGGGTTCCTGTCCCGTTTCAGGAtaagcaaaatcgtggcctgtgacattgtctggggcagaacccctctttcccttgcctcgttaaacaccttcatcagcaccggtcccaatatcccggagaactttctgtagaactccactggatacccgtccggtcccggggccttaccagactgcatggccttcaaggcctccactatctcttccaatccGATTGGGGCACCcagtccttctaccagctccccgtccaccttcgggaaagtcaacccctccaggaagtgcctcatcccctccggccccgcaggggtttccgacctgtacagcctgctgtagaaatccctaaacactgtgctcacccctgtcaaatccccaactaagttcctgtccccgtcaataactttccctatttctctagctgcctccctctttcggaGCTGCTGTGCaaacatcctgctggccttctcaccatgctcgtagatcgcccccctcgcctttgaGCTTTTCCACTGCCCTTCCTGTGGTTAACATGCCGAACTCCggctgtagcctccgccgttcccttaaaagccccatctctggtgtctccgcgtacctcctgtcgacttgta harbors:
- the LOC119967931 gene encoding putative uncharacterized protein DDB_G0271982 produces the protein MPPLLLLEILTLEKERDRERERDRERERDRERERQRERDTERERTQRERERHRERERDTERERETQRERETQRERETQRE